In Sinorhizobium sojae CCBAU 05684, a single window of DNA contains:
- a CDS encoding endonuclease/exonuclease/phosphatase family protein, with product MPRPIRLLTYNVHSCFGTDRKLDPGRIAEVIGECKPDIIALQEVDVGRARSGGMDQAHMIAAHLRMEAHFHPALHLKEERYGDAVLTALPMRLVKAEALPSSGEPRGALWVEVDIGHVTLQVIVTHLGLGGSERIRQMTTLLGPGWLGGIRQSESRVVLAGDLNAIARSAAYRALAGHLKDAQLLSNAKPRPTFPSRLPLLRLDHVFVGDGIGVKACRVHDSAMARSASDHLPVLVELEIEPHRRSVEKDILPTYGSGAPPLP from the coding sequence ATGCCTCGACCGATACGCCTCCTGACCTATAACGTCCACAGCTGCTTCGGCACCGACCGCAAGCTCGACCCCGGGCGCATCGCCGAGGTGATAGGCGAATGCAAGCCCGACATCATAGCGCTCCAGGAGGTCGACGTCGGCCGCGCGCGCAGCGGCGGAATGGACCAGGCGCACATGATCGCCGCGCATCTGCGCATGGAGGCGCACTTTCATCCCGCTCTGCATCTGAAGGAAGAACGGTATGGTGATGCGGTGCTGACGGCCTTGCCGATGCGCCTTGTCAAGGCGGAAGCCCTGCCGTCGTCCGGAGAGCCCAGAGGCGCGCTCTGGGTGGAGGTCGACATCGGCCATGTCACACTTCAGGTCATCGTCACCCATCTCGGGTTGGGTGGTTCCGAGCGTATCCGGCAGATGACGACCCTCCTTGGTCCCGGGTGGCTTGGAGGAATACGGCAATCGGAATCGCGCGTGGTCTTGGCGGGCGACCTCAACGCGATTGCACGCTCGGCCGCCTACAGGGCTCTCGCCGGCCATCTCAAGGATGCCCAGCTTCTTTCGAATGCCAAGCCGCGGCCGACCTTTCCGTCGCGATTGCCGCTTCTTCGTCTCGATCATGTCTTCGTCGGCGACGGAATAGGCGTGAAGGCCTGCCGGGTGCATGACAGTGCGATGGCGCGCTCGGCCTCCGACCATCTTCCGGTGCTGGTCGAGCTCGAAATCGAACCTCACAGGAGGTCAGTCGAAAAGGACATCCTGCCC
- a CDS encoding lysylphosphatidylglycerol synthase domain-containing protein — MPKKIIARLFIFAAVGVAAWLIYRALSRYTFGEILDAVLQIPLGRLLAGIGFVCLSYFCLTLFDALAVRYVGQRLAYRRVAITSFTSLAIGHNVGVAALSSGAVRYRFYSRWGFSGEEVAKIILFCGVTVGLGLATVAGLSCLVMPESAARIIGLSRTGALLLGIACIAGSLGYVILAGALRGSVRIFRWTFEMPSLPLAAGQVVVGTANFLCVSACLHQLVLAFGSPAFLETATAYVGANVTALISHVPGGIGVLETTIAFLLGQTANIGALVAFRAIYFFLPLPLGLISFSIAEFLRFDEAKSLASKAKS; from the coding sequence TTGCCGAAGAAGATCATTGCGAGACTATTCATATTCGCCGCCGTCGGAGTCGCCGCCTGGCTGATCTACCGGGCGCTCAGCCGATACACATTCGGCGAAATCCTGGACGCGGTCCTGCAAATCCCTCTGGGCCGTCTCCTCGCCGGCATTGGTTTCGTCTGCCTCTCCTATTTCTGCCTCACGCTGTTCGACGCGCTGGCGGTGCGCTATGTCGGGCAAAGGCTCGCCTACCGCCGGGTGGCCATCACCTCTTTCACCAGCCTCGCGATCGGCCACAATGTGGGCGTGGCGGCCTTGAGCAGCGGAGCCGTCCGCTACCGCTTCTATTCGCGCTGGGGTTTCAGCGGCGAGGAAGTGGCGAAAATCATTCTCTTCTGCGGCGTCACCGTCGGGCTTGGTCTTGCCACCGTGGCGGGCCTTTCCTGCCTCGTCATGCCCGAAAGCGCGGCGCGGATCATCGGACTGTCGCGGACCGGCGCCCTTCTGCTCGGCATTGCCTGCATCGCCGGATCGCTCGGCTATGTCATCCTGGCAGGCGCGCTCCGAGGCTCGGTGCGGATTTTCCGATGGACGTTCGAGATGCCGTCCCTGCCGCTTGCGGCCGGTCAGGTGGTCGTCGGCACGGCCAACTTCCTCTGCGTCAGCGCGTGCCTGCATCAGCTGGTGCTGGCATTCGGGTCGCCTGCCTTCCTCGAGACCGCAACCGCCTATGTCGGCGCCAATGTCACGGCCCTTATCAGCCATGTCCCCGGGGGGATCGGCGTGCTCGAAACGACGATCGCCTTCCTGCTCGGCCAGACCGCCAATATCGGGGCATTGGTAGCATTCCGGGCGATCTATTTCTTCCTGCCGCTGCCGCTCGGCTTGATCTCGTTCTCGATCGCGGAGTTTCTTCGTTTCGACGAGGCGAAAAGCCTCGCCAGCAAGGCTAAAAGCTGA
- a CDS encoding phospholipase D-like domain-containing protein codes for MVRSAPCGPPLDGSSSGRPREQFSVETDSSASCHLGHESLAWKTIFAGKPRAWRRGGRPIIKEAENAWRSVAAERVGFLVDAAAYFACLERAMEQAEEQIWIAGWDFDPRIKLRPEDPQSEALGTFLERLAAQRPKVRIRILIWAMGPIYSGKSLRLFRRQKWATHPQIELRFANHRALRGSHHQKLVSIDDRIAFVGGIDLTARRWDRPDHLAENELRRDPDGKPYDPVHDIQMVLEGQASQSIGDLCRARWKSSIGEDISPPTPRAVAWPAGTVPILTDCRIAIARTEPEYGNRRARHETVRLTLDALSSASRHIYIETQYFASNRIGKLLCRRLQEPDGPEIVVITTFSSHGILERLVMGNNRDRLIRRLKRADRYGRFRVLYPVVPQADGSEQEVIIHSKLVVIDERFLRVGSSNFNNRSEGFDTECDVAVEAASDGQCAAIREVRNGLLAEHLAVEPGEVDATIRETGSLVAVVDRLNVNKRGLRAFDGLGNDGATSLVWGTDIVDPRRPVRPLHGTLVLVRRWGGQLLALLARLFASSKRRNSAIENEIKPSGSGRKK; via the coding sequence ATGGTGCGATCCGCACCTTGCGGACCGCCTCTCGACGGATCGTCCTCCGGACGCCCGCGGGAACAATTTTCGGTCGAAACGGATTCCTCCGCCAGTTGCCACCTGGGACATGAAAGCTTGGCTTGGAAGACGATATTTGCCGGAAAACCGCGGGCTTGGCGGCGAGGAGGCCGGCCAATCATCAAGGAAGCGGAAAACGCCTGGCGCAGCGTGGCTGCCGAGAGGGTGGGCTTCCTTGTCGATGCCGCCGCCTATTTTGCATGCCTCGAGCGCGCCATGGAGCAGGCGGAGGAGCAGATCTGGATCGCGGGATGGGATTTCGACCCGCGCATAAAGCTGCGACCCGAAGATCCGCAATCGGAGGCGCTCGGGACGTTTCTGGAGCGGCTCGCCGCGCAACGACCAAAGGTAAGAATCCGGATTCTCATCTGGGCTATGGGGCCGATCTATTCGGGAAAGTCCTTGCGGCTGTTTCGCAGGCAGAAATGGGCGACACATCCGCAGATCGAGCTCCGCTTTGCAAATCACCGTGCCCTTCGCGGCTCGCATCACCAGAAGCTCGTCTCAATCGACGACCGCATCGCCTTCGTCGGCGGCATCGACCTCACGGCACGGCGCTGGGACAGGCCGGATCACCTGGCCGAAAACGAACTGCGCCGCGACCCGGATGGAAAGCCCTACGACCCGGTGCATGATATCCAGATGGTGCTGGAGGGGCAGGCAAGCCAGTCCATCGGAGATCTCTGCCGCGCTCGCTGGAAATCGTCGATCGGCGAAGACATAAGCCCTCCGACGCCGCGGGCCGTCGCATGGCCCGCCGGAACCGTGCCGATCCTCACGGATTGCCGGATCGCGATTGCGCGCACCGAACCGGAATACGGCAATCGACGGGCGCGGCACGAGACGGTTCGGCTGACCCTTGATGCCCTCAGCAGCGCGAGCCGCCACATCTATATCGAGACCCAGTACTTCGCTTCGAACAGGATCGGCAAGCTGCTTTGCAGGCGTCTGCAGGAGCCGGACGGCCCGGAAATCGTGGTGATTACCACCTTCAGTTCGCACGGCATTCTGGAAAGACTAGTCATGGGCAACAATCGCGACCGCCTAATCCGGCGGCTCAAGCGCGCCGACCGCTATGGCAGGTTCCGGGTCCTCTATCCCGTCGTCCCTCAAGCGGATGGCTCCGAACAGGAAGTGATCATCCATTCCAAGCTGGTCGTCATCGACGAGCGGTTTCTTCGCGTAGGTTCCTCGAACTTCAATAACCGCTCGGAAGGATTCGATACGGAATGCGATGTCGCCGTCGAGGCCGCGAGCGATGGCCAATGCGCAGCAATCAGGGAAGTCCGCAACGGGCTCCTGGCGGAACATCTCGCCGTCGAACCGGGGGAAGTCGACGCGACGATACGGGAGACCGGTTCCCTCGTCGCCGTCGTCGACAGGCTGAATGTGAACAAGCGCGGTCTACGGGCCTTCGACGGGCTCGGGAACGACGGGGCGACTTCGCTTGTCTGGGGCACGGACATCGTCGACCCGAGAAGACCGGTCAGGCCACTTCACGGTACACTTGTCCTCGTGCGGCGCTGGGGAGGTCAGCTTTTAGCCTTGCTGGCGAGGCTTTTCGCCTCGTCGAAACGAAGAAACTCCGCGATCGAGAACGAGATCAAGCCGAGCGGCAGCGGCAGGAAGAAATAG
- a CDS encoding FKBP-type peptidyl-prolyl cis-trans isomerase, with translation MTEVKNGDVVRIHYTAKLADGSAVDSSQGREPLEFKVGAGQIIPGLDREISGMEVGEMNTVTVPAQEAYGPHDDAKVQTMPRSVVPEGVAVGTRLQGTGPDGQQMAVTVTDLDENQVTLDANHPLAGQDLVFDVTVVEIVNV, from the coding sequence ATGACCGAAGTCAAGAACGGCGACGTCGTTCGCATTCACTACACCGCCAAGCTGGCGGATGGCTCCGCAGTCGACTCTTCGCAAGGCCGGGAGCCGCTGGAGTTCAAAGTCGGCGCGGGCCAGATCATTCCCGGGCTCGATCGCGAGATCAGCGGAATGGAAGTCGGAGAAATGAATACCGTGACCGTTCCGGCACAGGAAGCCTACGGTCCGCACGACGACGCCAAGGTGCAGACGATGCCGCGTTCAGTCGTCCCCGAAGGTGTGGCGGTCGGCACGAGACTGCAGGGAACCGGTCCGGACGGTCAGCAAATGGCCGTTACCGTCACCGATCTCGATGAGAACCAGGTGACGTTGGATGCCAATCACCCGCTCGCGGGACAGGATCTCGTCTTCGACGTCACCGTCGTCGAGATCGTCAATGTCTGA
- a CDS encoding DUF2254 domain-containing protein: MKARLNQALAAISGSFWVLPAILTAGGALLALALVYLDQNGVVPSWMVENSWLYNGGAEGARTLLGAIASTTIGIAGTVFTITIAALSLAAQQMGPRLLRNFTKDRGNQFVLGAFLGTFSYALMVLRTVRTEAEGAFIPHLALTVGIGLAFVCVGTLVYFVGHMAGRINVDTVIDLVSNDVRRAIDDLSADGPQSRPPPPVFWRDAVAVVDERRGYLQQLDGARLAKWAADRHTAIRLLVRPGDRVFPGAPIALVKPPVDGVEEAIRSATALGRDRSNADDIEFAIRRLVEVAVRALSPGVNDPHTAISVVDQLGAALCDLAPLRLPSGVVLHEGKPTVVMPAVEYDGLVDVMFHMIRQSGSGSTAVLIRILDVLTAVVSCERQPKRVATLQRHADLVMGDACRTIANPDDLGDVHKRYRGFAAMKRSGPAGYLEAMASDRKADHAPSPQS; the protein is encoded by the coding sequence GTGAAGGCTCGCCTCAATCAGGCTCTCGCGGCGATCAGCGGGAGTTTTTGGGTCCTCCCGGCGATCCTTACCGCCGGAGGAGCTCTTCTTGCCCTGGCGCTGGTCTATCTCGATCAGAACGGCGTCGTTCCATCGTGGATGGTGGAGAACTCCTGGCTCTACAATGGCGGCGCGGAAGGCGCCCGGACGCTCTTGGGCGCGATCGCCTCGACGACGATCGGCATTGCCGGCACCGTCTTTACCATCACCATCGCGGCACTTTCCCTGGCGGCCCAGCAGATGGGTCCGCGGCTGTTGCGCAACTTCACGAAGGACCGAGGCAACCAATTCGTCCTGGGGGCATTTCTCGGCACCTTCTCCTATGCACTGATGGTGTTGCGGACGGTCCGCACCGAGGCCGAGGGTGCCTTCATTCCGCACCTCGCCCTCACTGTCGGCATCGGCCTCGCATTCGTCTGCGTCGGGACGCTCGTGTATTTCGTCGGCCACATGGCGGGGCGCATCAATGTCGATACGGTGATCGACCTGGTGAGCAATGACGTCAGGCGCGCGATCGACGACCTGTCCGCCGATGGGCCGCAGTCTCGACCGCCGCCGCCGGTTTTTTGGCGCGATGCCGTCGCCGTCGTCGATGAACGGCGCGGCTATCTTCAGCAACTCGATGGGGCCAGGCTGGCGAAATGGGCCGCAGACAGACACACTGCCATCCGTTTGCTCGTCAGGCCCGGTGATCGCGTATTTCCCGGGGCGCCGATCGCTCTCGTCAAACCGCCAGTCGACGGAGTCGAAGAGGCAATCCGCAGTGCCACCGCACTCGGACGGGACCGCAGCAATGCCGACGATATCGAATTCGCGATAAGGCGGCTCGTCGAAGTGGCGGTTCGCGCGCTCTCGCCGGGAGTGAACGATCCCCACACGGCGATCAGCGTTGTAGACCAGCTCGGCGCAGCCCTTTGCGATCTGGCGCCATTGCGTCTGCCGAGCGGTGTCGTCCTCCACGAGGGCAAGCCTACCGTGGTCATGCCGGCGGTGGAGTATGATGGGCTCGTGGACGTCATGTTTCACATGATCCGGCAAAGCGGGTCGGGCAGCACCGCGGTGCTGATCAGGATCCTCGATGTGCTGACGGCCGTCGTCAGTTGCGAGCGCCAGCCGAAGCGTGTCGCGACGCTGCAGCGCCATGCCGATCTCGTGATGGGGGATGCGTGCCGGACTATCGCCAATCCAGATGACCTTGGCGACGTTCACAAGAGATATCGCGGCTTCGCGGCCATGAAGCGCTCCGGACCTGCGGGCTATCTGGAGGCGATGGCGTCCGATCGGAAGGCTGATCATGCCCCCTCCCCTCAGTCATAG